GAAGCTGTGTGTTGGTTAAGAGTTATATGACATAGGGGGCTGTGGAACAAAACCCATAAAACATAGCCAAAGTAAGATTTAAGAACAACATATCATACTAGCTATCAAACAGAATTATAGATGTAAAGTGAAGTTCctgcaaattaatatattttctgcAGAATTAATATCAAGCAGTAATAGTCACTGGTCATAACACAACACTGAACAATATCCCGAATTTAAAAACATTCCATACACTTGAGTCGATATAACTTATAAACTGATGCccaaatacatgataaaacatcTGTCTAAAGGAAGATTTAAAAACAACATATCATACGAGCTAAACAGAATTATAGATGCTTCGCTTAACCATTTTGATGTCCCTTAAGGGATAGGCTACATCACCGCCACCTGCATGTTTGATGAACTCGGAGGGAGTCATTGAATCACCATGACAGGCACAGATGATAATTACGTCATCTTCATCGTTGTACCTGGAGAGAAACCCTTCTATCTTTTGGCCATGTACAGTTGTAAACACACATGGCATGCCTGTATTATTGAACACTATCCCATTAAGTTTGCCTCTTGCTGCAGGTATGGCTTTCGGTGGTGTATTTCCTGCCACATTTCGGACACCATTTGAAGACCCGATGTTTGCAGGATATCTCTGGCCTGGGTATTTGTTTGGTCATGTTACTCATGTAGATACAAATAAGAAAATCAATTACTAAAGAAAAGACTCAATCAAGTATCAACCACCAAAGTATATATAGGCTGCATAACATATTTGAGTGTAATATCTTTAAATTTGCAGGTTTCTTCTAAATGAAACGCAAATGATGCTTTCAATGTCAATAGAACTGACAAATATCAAACATATATGTAAATATTGTAAGGTATACAGATTATTTTGAACAAACTAACCTCTCTATATGTTTTggcaaatatttataataaatttctgCCGAATCTATCAGAACTTAATTCAGAGCACTAATCATTTTCATGAATTATacatattaaaacaaaaatatgcaACATGCTGCCCACTTTATATTTCACtcacaaaatatcaaaatcacaaATGACATGTGTAATTGGATAAAATTGCCAAGAGAAAAGTATCGTTACCTTCCATGGTCTGACACTGAAAATAAGAGGAGTTACTACCCTGTGAATCAGGTGCCTGCTTCATCTTTAATTCACCTCCATTTTCATCAGAAATCGGCGAGCTCCATTGGTTCGGAGTGATCAAGACCTCCGGATGAGTATTTGTTCTCTGATTTCTTTGTGGATCAACACCAAATTTCCCATTCAACGAAAGACTTAGACTTAGATCaatgtcttcttcttcttctgtttcTTTAACAACTTTCTCCTCATGTGGTCGCATACTTGAAACAAGAAAACACCAAAATGatgaaattttgattaaaaataattgatataaaaatgagtataacaaaaacaataaaagcTTAGCATACCTTGGTGGGGATACAAAGGAATTGAGTGAATAAACCATAGTCAAGTAGAAGTAGTTCTTGTATTGGATCTGTGCACTCTGCTAGACAGGACTCTGCTATACTCCACGGATTTGCATGAACCTCAGTTTAAGGTGGACAGCAGAGCTTGTGTTTCGTCAGCATACTAGGCACGTGTCGGTTTATAAATATTACAAGTGACTGTGACATGTGATACATAGTGAGTTGACAGATACGTTAAAATAAATACAGTTATCTTTAACACGTTCAACCCATATACGTTAATATAAATACAGTATAGAGTTTAcgttttgaatatatatatttccaatACCGTAATTAATTTTGAGACAGATACTGTTAAAAGATACAGTAAAGAAGTTTTAACTTATCTACCACCTACCCACCCAACAACGgcctataattaattaaatttagaaattaattagATCTGAGACTTGTGctttagaaaatatatacaaaaagcaCACGTTTTGAACTTATCTCCAACGAGGtcacaatttatttaaatttacaaCATTTACatgtcattattatattattttattatttgttataatatctaattataTTTATGCTCTTCTATATCTGTTTTCTTAAAAGAAATAgttttgtttctttcaaaaaataattaatattatattttaattttattcttaataaaatataaatacattatttaaaataatttgaccATCCATTGTGTTCTTGTAGAGAGAAAGTTGATTATACTAATATTTAGGATGATAAATGAGATATTATTCTAAGTGCAACAACCTAAAAATGTAAATACtcaatttcttaaatttttgcaaaaatacttaaagaaattaaaaatatactttattttGAATTTGCAATAATCATAATCGATATGACCAAAATCAATCCAATTCAATCGTGAGAAACTAGAAAttttttctctaaaatattCCTTTAATGGCATATTGTATTATTAATTGTTACATCTACAATCTTTTCatgaatatttttgaaatatagtaaTATTGTGAGAtatcaaaaacataaaaattttcTAATAAATTTATGTTGACATAATTACTAAATAATTTGTTATCTAACATCACTCTAGCTTGACATAAATATTTACAGAAGATTTAAAAATTAGACAAATaatctaaaattaatatatatttctaataattaCACATAAATTCATTAGAACATTTATCAAAATACTATGTTTACTTCATTTTTCACAATTTTACTAtatcttaaaagtatttgtgAAAATACTGTAGATGCAACAAATTTTTTCCGAGAAAGTTTTTATTTTCTGACAATTGGATGGATGCTGATTTTTGTTATATTGACAACAATTGTTGTAACACAGTAAATTTGCAAAAACATTTAAAGTATAGTATATttgcaatttttaaaaaaattatatgtgattttgCAAGAACTTAAAAAattgagtattttttttttaaaacctcTGCTCCTTCGGGAGTCCAAgggtgaccaagaggatacatatctcttttttaAAGAGCTGAACCAACACTGTATTTTTGCTCCTATGTTTTGAAGTATTTACTTGTAGGTTTTTGCACCTAGAATAATATCTCAtttatcatcataaatatcaacaTAATCAACTTTTTCTTTACAAGAACACAATGGAGggtcaaatattttaaataaaatattgatgttATTATaggaatataattaaaatataatactaatttaattatttttcggAAGAAACAAAACTATTTCTTTTAAGAAAATAGAggcttataaatattattgtatattataataaataaaacaaatataaaaaatatatgtgaatGTTGTAAACTGAAATAAGTTATGACTTGATTTGGTATaagttgaaaattaaattttttcatatataattttttaaagcacATATCTCAAATTTAATTAGTTATAGGCCGTTTAGTGAGTAGGTGGAAGATAAGTTCAAAACGTAAACTCTTTACTGTAACGTATCTGTCTCAAATTTAAGTAATTATGTCAGTCATATTAGAAATATATTCAAAACATAAATTCTGTATTTATATTAACGTATGTGGGTGGGTGTTGAATACTCACTAGGTATCAGGATTCACGGGTCAGGTGTCActtgtaaaatttataaaccGACACGTGCCTAGTATGCTGACAAAACACAAGCTCTGCTGTCCACCTTAAACTGAAGTTCATGCAAATCCGCTGAGTATAGCAGAGTCCTGCTGTCTAGCAGAGTGCACCGATCCAATATAAGAACTACTTCCACTTGACTATGGTTTATCCAGTCAATTCCTTTGTATCTCCACCAAGGTATGCTTAgcttttttaattgtttatgttATACTCATTTTTGTATCAactatttttaatcaaaatttcatCATTTTGGTGTTTCAAGTATGAGACCACATGAGGAGAAAGTTGTTAAagaaagagaagaagaagaaaacatTGATCTAAGTCTAAGTCTTTCGTTGAATGGGAAATTTGGTGTTGATCCACAAAGAAATCAGAGGACAAATTCTTGTCCGGAGGTCTTGATCACTCCGAACCAAAGGAGCTCGCCGATTTCTGATGACAATGGAGGTGAATCAAAGATGAGGCAGCCACCTGATTCACAGGGTAGTAACTCTTCTTATTTTCAGTGTCAGACCATAAAAGGTGATGATACTATATATTCTTTTGGCAATTTTATCCAATTACACGTGTCCTTTGtgatgtgatatatatttttgtgagtgAATTATGAAAAGGGCAGCATGTTGCGTATTTTTGTTCtaatatgtataaattataatagatGAAAATATTAGTGCTCTAAGTTAAGTTGTGATAGATTCTGcagaaatttattataaattactaaAACATATTGAGAGGCTAGTTTGTTCAAACCGATCCGTATACCTTacaatttttacaaatatgCTTGATATTTGTCAGTTCTATTGACATTGAAAGCATCGTTTGCGTTTCATTCAGAAGAAACCTGCAAATTTAAACTTGATAGAGGGAAGGAACCAGAAATTTGGGTTGGGGTGGGCTTGACAAGTGAATAACGAAGAAAAATCTATGTTCATTCATGCTAGGAACTGAAGAAAGTGAGAACTCCACCTTGTTAATCAGCATTCTCTATTCTATTTTCTGAATctacttgattatattgatgCCGGACTTAGTTGATAGTGAGCTTGGGCTTACTTAacacataaattatataatatatataactactaaacttttttttaaaaaaaattaccctGGGCTTAAGCCCAGGTAAGTCCTTCTATACTTCCGTCTCTGGATATTACACTCAAATATATTATGCAGCCTATATATACTTTGGTGGTTGATTGAGTCTTTTCTTTAGTAATTGATTTTCTTACAAGTAACATGACCAAACAAATACGCAGGCCAGGGATATCCTGCAAACATCAGGTCTTCAAATGGTGTCCGAAATGTGGCAGGAAATACACCACCGAAAGCCATACCTGCAGCAAGAGGCAAAGTTAACGGGATAGTGTTCAATAATACAGGCATGCCATGTGTGTTTACAACTGTACATGGCCAAAAGATAGAAGGGTTTCTCTCCAGGTACAACGATGAAGATGACGTAATTATCATCTGTGCCTGTCATGGTGATTCAATGACTCCCTCCGAGTTCATCAAACATGCAGGTGGCGGTGATGTGGCCTATCCCTTAAGAGACATCAAGATGATTAAGCGAAGTATCTATAATTCTGTTTAGCTCGTATTGATATGTTGTTTTTAAATCTTCCTTTGGACATATGTTTTATTATGTGTTTGGCCATCAGTTTATATTTCATATTGACTCAAGTGTATGGTATGTTACTATGTTGCTTAAATTCGGGACATTGTTCAGTGTTGTGTTATGACCAGTGACTATAACTGCTTGATATTAATTCtgcagaaaatatataaaatttgcagGAACTTCATTTAACATCTATAATTCTGTTTAATAGCTCGTATGATATGTTGTTCTTAAATCTTCCTTTGGATATGTTTTATTATGAAGTATTTGGCCatcagtttatattttatattgacTCAAGTGTACGGTATGTATCAAGGCTTCTCTTTCCAGCTTGGTATTAGTAACAGTAgaaaagtatataaaatttgCAGGAACTGCACTTTACATTTTAATTAGCAGCATACATGTTTATTTCATAAAGAAGTTTAGGACGTCTACATAAAAGTTCTGAAATTTTTATTGCAGAGTCTGACACTCGGACATGTATTTATGGTGGACACTTTTAGCCATGTTCgagtaatattatatataatttattatgttaTTGCCGCTGGATAACagaatttttaaagaaaaattgcTTATGTTCGGCGCTTTTTTTAGCTGGACAACTGAAATCGGAGTTGCTGCAAACATTGGGTGTTCCTTTGATGAAAACAAAGGTAATTTTATCGAAACTGTGGTAGATAATATGTCAATTCCAGGAGAGGAAGGTTGATACATATGCCATAATACAAGGCCGAGAGATCGAAGATTCATCCACAAGTACTACCATATAATTCcctttttttattatcatttccAGCATGTTGCTGGCCTTCTAACAttgcgttcacttggatggattTGAACGAAGAGAGAacagaatgaaaaattataaagaaagaaaagagtGACAAATTTGTGAGCGAATCTAAATTTTCTATGTTAAAGATTGCAGGGAAACATGATGTTAGAAGTGAAATGTGTATACGACTTTGATTAGATTTCTAGTTCAAATAGTAAAAAATTAAGTACACAGAAACATAAATCATCTGATGCTACAAACTGCAAACTCCTCACAGTAAGGAAGTGAgcaaaagtaaaaaagaaattCTCCCTTGGGCTCACTAGTCGCCTAAACTAACGGGCCTTCCTTCCGGTCCTAGTAAATACCCGTTAATAACGGAGACGAGATGTCGATCTTGCATTTTGTTCGTTTATAACACAATTTTTGTGTATCaaacattttcttttataaattttgtaaaaatttggGAGAAGATTAACGAACATTCAAACAAATCTCAGGTAATTCTGAGGCCATATATATGGCATCCACCATGAAATCAATGTTTAAAGCTCTAAGAAAATACATTCTTAAAACGCCATGGGAAATTACTGGACCATGCGCAAGCCCCGAATACAAAAATGCCATTCCTACTCTCAACGATGTTCGAGTTTTCTCACCTGCAACACCGCCTACAAAGGTCGTTGTCCCCACCTCCGATCCCCAAACTGTCTTTGACATTCAGTATTATTCCAGGGATCAGCGGCGCAACAGGCCGCCCATTCGTCGGACTGTCCTGAAGAAAGCTGATGCTGTCAAAATGATGAAAGAGAAAAAAAGTTTCGGTGTGGCTGATTTTCCTCCTGTTTATCTCACCAAAACGGTGGAAGAGGATTATAGTGCTCGTGGTGGAGGTTATGTGCAAGAAAAATAAGGCCTGCAGCTACGTAATTCCTTCTGAAATCTTCTTGATCCATTTCAGTTCCATAAGAAGTTCTGAATGTTGTGTGTTACCTGCATTTAATCGTCTGGGATTATCTCATTTGCCGTAAAATTGAAAACATGCACGGTGATAAATGAATAATGCTTGGTGCACAATAAGATGAGCAAGAATATGTACAGAATTTTAGTAACAATCTGTTCTTAACATTGagaattattgttttatttatgtttcttttcGAAATATGAGATGCTCACAACACGAAAGGACTACTGATGCGGAGAGAAcatatttgaaataaaacagGATAAGCTCTGGATTAGGTCTTGGTCTTATTAGCATTGGGCTAAGATCACAGCAAGATTCAACCAAAGATTGAGAAGTTGCCCTCATAGGTTTGTTACTTGGTTATGGGTTATAAATGTATGAGAGTATGAGTTATGGCCTAGTTGGTTTATGGGCTCCTGTCCCCAATGAGGAGATGATCAATTGCACCATGATATAACCAAACCAAA
This genomic window from Daucus carota subsp. sativus chromosome 7, DH1 v3.0, whole genome shotgun sequence contains:
- the LOC108194937 gene encoding ninja-family protein AFP3, giving the protein MRPHEEKVVKETEEEEDIDLSLSLSLNGKFGVDPQRNQRTNTHPEVLITPNQWSSPISDENGGELKMKQAPDSQGSNSSYFQCQTMEGQRYPANIGSSNGVRNVAGNTPPKAIPAARGKLNGIVFNNTGMPCVFTTVHGQKIEGFLSRYNDEDDVIIICACHGDSMTPSEFIKHAGGGDVAYPLRDIKMVKRSIYNSV
- the LOC108195140 gene encoding ninja-family protein AFP3, giving the protein MRPHEEKVVKEREEEENIDLSLSLSLNGKFGVDPQRNQRTNSCPEVLITPNQRSSPISDDNGGESKMRQPPDSQGSNSSYFQCQTIKGQGYPANIRSSNGVRNVAGNTPPKAIPAARGKVNGIVFNNTGMPCVFTTVHGQKIEGFLSRYNDEDDVIIICACHGDSMTPSEFIKHAGGGDVAYPLRDIKMIKRSIYNSV